In Trichoderma asperellum chromosome 1, complete sequence, a single window of DNA contains:
- a CDS encoding uncharacterized protein (EggNog:ENOG41) — translation MPITRSATRASKINTEKTTTKHTSKQQKNPRSIINNTIKANGEDPFPVEDPRRLVEWISLKDPPNSIIPSSDGLFATLQEIHKLNECIVIARGRPRELRGIEWLIIEWRSSRDREKFLLSELFLRLNEALSQRSWSQEFAWSRIGGIIRANPIFPPQKLYEVLTIYFPADLDQEAILSIEGLRIFPYWQFDDDEEDLAKYPCAALKSQIPLWIKGTCEYQGQTARRLALFIVFTDEEGERLFKEKVKYNRRGRPPWDVMMNFFDELKDLGMIGYESLHVEFMEVVHYAPENYVPEPPRSISPETRKRFNDLRAQEAYDSDMSL, via the exons ATGCCTATTACTCGATCGGCTACACGTGccagtaaaataaatactgaGAAAACTACAACAAAACATACGTCAAAGCAACAGAAGAACCCGCGCTCTATCATCAACAATACCATAAAGGCAAATGGCGAGGATCCATTTCCAGTGGAAGATCCACGCAGATTGGTAGAATGGATATCACTCAAAGATCCACCCAATAGTATCATCCCAAGTAGCGACGGCCTTTTTGCCACCCTACAAGAGATACACAAACTCAATGAATGCATTGTTATCGCCCGAGGCCGTCCTCGTGAACTAAGAGGAATTGAATGGTTGATTATCG agtggagaagcagcagggaTAGGGAAAAGTTTCTTCTTTCAGAGCTTTTCCTCAGATTGAATGAAGCTCTTTCACAGCGGTCGTGGAGCCAAGAATTTGCCTGGTCGAGAATTGGGGGGATTATACGCGCAAACCCGATTTTCCCTCCACAAAAGCTTTATGAGGTCTTGACAATCTATTTTCCTGCAGACTTAGATCAAGAAGCTATCCTCTCTATTGAAGGGCTTAGAATATTCCCCTACTGGcaatttgatgatgatgaagaagacctAGCTAAATATCCCTGTGCGGCACTCAAGTCCCAAATTCCTTTATGGATAAAGGGGACTTGTGAGTACCAGGGACAAACTGCAAGGCGGTTAGCTCTTTTTATTGTATTCACTGACGAGGAAGGAGAACGATTGTTTAAAGAAAAGGTGAAGTATAACCGACGCGGAAGGCCACCTTGGGACGTCATGATGAATTTCTTTGATGAGCTAAAAGATCTTGGGATGATCGGGTACGAATCGCTGCATGTTGAATTCATGGAGGTTGTTCATTATGCACCAGAGAACTACGTACCAGAACCTCCCCGATCTATATCCCCTGAAACAAGGAAGCGTTTTAATGATTTACGAGCCCAGGAAGCCTATGACTCAGATATGtca